Proteins from a single region of Parasedimentitalea psychrophila:
- a CDS encoding HlyD family secretion protein has protein sequence MLELLFCSILTILPDFLFRRYVQGKRIGQEINLFSVWFELRWGITACAILTISLITTIFYYHPATTSVANYFRTVTILPEKGGRVSDVQVINNQMVKAGDVLFRLGDTSQRTAVATSQARIKEVEALQAVAATDLAAAEAGIDQVEASLKQANDDLARNLELKDRGSSAVRQTEIDRLQNLVGQREAQLDAAKASKAAVETNIGVLIPAQRASAIAALEQAEAELAKTIVYAGVTGRVEQFSLQVGDYVNPILRPAGLLIPDEFTERDRFAAGFSQLTANVIKPGMYAEMGCLSKPFTIIPMVVVGIQSVIPSGQMRPTDALRDPQDIGRPGTITVFLEPVYEGQAADILPGSTCLANAYTNNHEKLADPDLGTGEWLFLHMVDTVGIVHALLLRIQMLMLPVQNLVFSGH, from the coding sequence ATGCTTGAGCTTTTGTTCTGCTCGATTCTGACAATTTTGCCGGATTTCCTGTTTCGCCGCTATGTGCAGGGCAAGCGGATTGGGCAAGAGATCAACCTGTTCTCGGTCTGGTTTGAGTTGCGCTGGGGCATTACCGCCTGCGCCATCCTGACAATCTCGCTGATTACCACGATCTTTTATTACCACCCGGCCACCACCAGCGTGGCGAATTATTTCCGCACCGTGACCATCCTGCCGGAAAAGGGCGGCCGGGTGAGTGACGTGCAGGTTATAAATAATCAAATGGTCAAAGCGGGCGACGTCTTGTTCCGGTTGGGTGATACCAGTCAGCGCACCGCTGTCGCGACCTCACAGGCCCGGATCAAAGAGGTCGAGGCGCTGCAAGCGGTGGCCGCCACCGATCTGGCCGCCGCCGAGGCCGGCATAGATCAGGTCGAAGCCTCGCTTAAGCAGGCAAACGATGATCTGGCGCGGAACCTTGAGTTGAAGGACCGCGGCTCCAGCGCCGTGCGCCAGACCGAGATCGACCGGTTGCAAAACCTGGTTGGCCAGCGCGAAGCGCAACTGGACGCGGCCAAGGCCAGCAAGGCAGCGGTTGAAACCAACATCGGCGTGCTGATCCCGGCACAGCGGGCCAGCGCAATTGCGGCCCTGGAACAGGCCGAGGCGGAGCTGGCCAAGACCATTGTTTATGCCGGTGTGACAGGCCGGGTTGAGCAATTTTCGCTTCAGGTCGGCGATTATGTGAATCCGATCCTGCGGCCTGCCGGCTTGCTAATTCCTGACGAGTTCACCGAGCGGGACCGTTTTGCGGCGGGCTTTTCTCAGTTGACGGCCAATGTGATCAAGCCGGGCATGTATGCGGAAATGGGCTGTCTCAGCAAACCGTTCACCATCATCCCGATGGTTGTGGTTGGTATACAAAGCGTGATTCCGTCGGGTCAGATGCGCCCCACAGACGCGCTGCGTGATCCACAAGACATCGGTCGCCCCGGCACCATTACCGTCTTCCTGGAGCCGGTTTATGAAGGTCAGGCAGCCGATATCCTGCCGGGCAGTACCTGTCTTGCCAATGCCTATACCAACAACCACGAAAAGCTGGCGGATCCAGATCTCGGCACTGGCGAATGGCTGTTCCTGCATATGGTGGATACGGTTGGTATCGTTCACGCGCTGTTGCTGCGGATCCAGATGCTGATGCTGCCAGTGCAGAACCTGGTGTTCTCGGGGCACTGA
- a CDS encoding DUF938 domain-containing protein, with protein MPIRSVPGSASVATPEGGKLFAPSAATNMGALGDLLARVAPLQGRALEIASGTGQHVVGYACRLPGLTWQPTEVDAARRASIDAYAREADLGNILTARALDATSLGWGRQLNGSQDLIVLSNLLHLISEGEARILISEAATALAEDGRLLIYGPFMRRSALTSDGDRAFHASLTAHDPETGYKDDIETIGWLQDAGLDVLETVEMPANNLALISKKSPI; from the coding sequence ATGCCCATCCGATCAGTCCCCGGCAGTGCCTCGGTCGCCACGCCTGAGGGTGGCAAACTGTTTGCTCCTTCGGCCGCCACCAACATGGGCGCGCTGGGGGATCTGTTAGCGCGGGTGGCGCCGCTGCAGGGGCGCGCGTTAGAGATCGCCAGTGGCACCGGCCAGCATGTGGTGGGCTATGCCTGCCGCCTGCCCGGCCTGACCTGGCAACCCACCGAAGTCGACGCAGCGCGCCGCGCCAGCATCGACGCCTATGCCCGCGAGGCCGATCTGGGCAACATCCTCACCGCCCGCGCGCTGGACGCCACCTCACTTGGTTGGGGCCGCCAGCTGAATGGGTCGCAGGATCTGATCGTGCTCAGCAACCTGCTGCACCTGATCAGCGAAGGCGAGGCCCGCATCCTGATCTCTGAGGCCGCAACGGCGCTGGCGGAAGATGGCCGCCTGCTGATCTACGGCCCCTTCATGCGCAGATCCGCGCTGACCAGCGATGGCGACAGAGCCTTTCACGCCAGCCTGACCGCCCATGACCCCGAGACCGGTTATAAGGATGATATTGAGACCATAGGCTGGTTGCAGGACGCAGGGCTGGATGTGCTCGAAACCGTCGAGATGCCTGCCAACAATCTGGCACTGATATCAAAAAAGTCACCAATCTGA
- a CDS encoding ABC transporter permease translates to MIRLEKRPQPSRAWSLATPLVAVLATMLFGGLLFAALGKDPVEAIRTIFWEPLFGEFAFYYRPQLLIKGAPLVLIAIGLSLGFKAGIWNIGAEGQYIMGAIVGASVGLAFYPYEAWYIFPLMVIGGALGGWIWAMIPAVLKVRFGTNEILVSLMLVYVAEQLLASASLRFLKNPEGFGFPGSRNLQSYESAFNADLIAGSGMHWGVVAALIAVIFAYVLLNRHMVGFHIRLTGEAPRAAKFAGVNPARLILLCLGMSGALAGLAGLFEVSGPAGQISIDFNVGYGFTAIIVAFLGRLHPVGILLAGGLMALTYIGGDIAQSNLGLPSAAIQVFQGMLLFFLLALDLLTNFRVSLRKVEVA, encoded by the coding sequence ATGATCAGGCTTGAGAAGAGGCCGCAGCCGTCGCGGGCCTGGTCGCTGGCGACGCCGCTGGTGGCGGTGCTGGCAACAATGCTGTTTGGCGGTCTGTTGTTTGCAGCACTGGGCAAGGATCCGGTCGAGGCGATCCGGACCATTTTCTGGGAACCGCTGTTTGGCGAGTTTGCCTTTTACTACCGGCCGCAACTGCTGATCAAAGGGGCGCCGCTGGTGCTGATTGCCATTGGTTTGAGCCTCGGCTTCAAGGCCGGCATCTGGAACATCGGCGCCGAGGGTCAGTATATCATGGGGGCCATTGTCGGCGCCTCGGTTGGGCTGGCGTTTTATCCCTATGAAGCCTGGTATATTTTCCCGCTGATGGTGATCGGTGGCGCGCTGGGGGGCTGGATCTGGGCGATGATCCCGGCGGTTCTGAAGGTGCGTTTTGGCACCAACGAGATCCTGGTGTCGCTGATGCTGGTCTATGTGGCGGAACAGCTGCTGGCCTCGGCCTCGCTGCGGTTTCTGAAGAACCCCGAAGGCTTTGGCTTTCCCGGCTCGCGCAATCTGCAGAGCTATGAGAGTGCCTTCAACGCCGATCTGATCGCAGGATCCGGCATGCACTGGGGGGTGGTCGCAGCCTTGATCGCAGTGATCTTTGCCTATGTGCTGCTGAACCGGCATATGGTGGGGTTTCATATCCGGCTGACCGGCGAGGCACCGCGCGCGGCAAAGTTTGCCGGGGTCAATCCGGCGCGGCTGATCCTGCTATGCTTGGGCATGTCAGGGGCGCTGGCCGGCTTGGCCGGCTTGTTCGAGGTCTCAGGGCCAGCCGGGCAGATCAGCATTGATTTCAACGTCGGCTATGGCTTTACCGCGATCATCGTGGCCTTTCTGGGCCGATTGCATCCGGTGGGCATTCTGCTGGCTGGCGGGCTGATGGCGCTGACCTATATTGGCGGCGACATCGCGCAATCCAATCTCGGGTTGCCCTCAGCCGCTATCCAGGTGTTCCAGGGCATGTTGCTGTTCTTCCTGCTGGCGCTGGACCTGTTGACAAATTTCCGCGTGAGTTTGCGCAAAGTAGAGGTGGCGTGA
- a CDS encoding class I SAM-dependent methyltransferase: MDINAVKTSYARWAPVYDKTFGAITNVGRRRSVAYVNQRSGGKVLEVGVGTGMALPFYDSRMNVTGIDFSDDMLEKARIKVRKKELKHVTSLQQMDARNLDFPDNHFDTVAAMHIVSVVPEPERVVSEMARVCKPGGHIVITNHFARDKGFLAAVERLSAPFSNLLGWHSDFDVSTVLGEPCLSVVERKSLPPMGMMTFLVLEKSQAA; the protein is encoded by the coding sequence ATGGACATCAATGCAGTGAAGACCTCCTATGCGAGGTGGGCACCGGTCTATGACAAGACGTTTGGGGCGATCACCAATGTCGGCCGCCGCCGTTCAGTTGCCTATGTCAATCAGCGCAGTGGCGGCAAAGTGCTTGAGGTTGGGGTCGGAACCGGAATGGCCTTGCCGTTTTACGATTCAAGAATGAACGTCACGGGCATCGATTTCAGCGATGACATGTTGGAAAAAGCCCGCATCAAAGTGCGCAAAAAAGAGCTGAAGCACGTCACAAGCCTGCAACAGATGGATGCGCGCAATCTCGACTTTCCGGACAATCATTTTGATACCGTGGCGGCCATGCATATTGTCTCGGTGGTGCCCGAGCCCGAGCGGGTGGTGTCGGAAATGGCGCGGGTCTGCAAGCCCGGCGGTCATATCGTGATCACCAACCACTTTGCCCGCGACAAGGGCTTTCTGGCGGCGGTTGAGCGGTTATCGGCACCGTTTTCAAACCTGCTGGGCTGGCACTCGGATTTTGACGTCAGCACAGTATTGGGAGAGCCGTGCCTGTCGGTGGTCGAACGTAAATCCCTGCCGCCAATGGGCATGATGACTTTTCTGGTGCTGGAGAAATCCCAGGCGGCGTGA
- a CDS encoding BMP family ABC transporter substrate-binding protein: protein MKLTTLLTSAAMALGLATVAVAADKTKVGFVFVGPVGDGGWTYEHNQGRLAVEEAYGDKVETVYVENVAEGPDAERVMTQMALEGADLIFTTSFGYMDPTINVAKKFPNVKFEHATGYKRADNVSTYSARFYEGRAVQGTIAGSMTESNIVGYIGSYPIPEVIRGINSAYIHAKKVNPDVQFKIVWAFTWFDPAKEADAAKVLIEQGADVILQHTDSTAPQAAAQAAGNVITFGQASDMSEYGPKPRVSSIIDNWAPYYLARTQAVMDGTWTSVDTWDGIGAGMVGIGEISDAVPADVKSAALALQASLADGSYHAFTGPVNKQDGSVWLADGETADDGTLAGMNFFVEGIEGDIPQ from the coding sequence ATGAAACTGACTACTCTATTGACCAGCGCCGCGATGGCCTTGGGTCTGGCCACCGTTGCGGTGGCTGCCGACAAAACCAAAGTGGGCTTTGTCTTCGTCGGCCCCGTCGGCGACGGCGGCTGGACCTATGAGCACAACCAGGGCCGTCTGGCCGTGGAAGAGGCTTACGGCGACAAGGTGGAAACCGTCTATGTCGAGAACGTCGCCGAAGGTCCGGACGCCGAGCGGGTGATGACCCAGATGGCGCTGGAAGGGGCCGATCTGATCTTTACCACCTCGTTTGGTTACATGGATCCCACCATCAACGTGGCCAAGAAATTCCCCAATGTGAAATTCGAGCACGCCACCGGTTATAAGCGCGCCGACAACGTATCGACCTATTCGGCACGTTTCTATGAAGGTCGCGCCGTTCAGGGCACCATCGCTGGCAGCATGACCGAGAGCAACATCGTCGGCTATATCGGCTCCTATCCGATCCCCGAAGTGATCCGCGGCATCAACTCGGCTTATATCCACGCCAAAAAGGTCAACCCTGACGTTCAGTTCAAAATCGTCTGGGCCTTTACCTGGTTCGACCCGGCCAAAGAGGCTGACGCCGCCAAGGTGCTGATCGAACAGGGCGCTGACGTGATCCTGCAGCACACCGATTCAACCGCGCCACAGGCCGCCGCACAGGCTGCTGGCAATGTGATCACCTTTGGTCAGGCTTCGGATATGTCCGAGTACGGCCCCAAGCCTCGGGTTTCGTCGATCATCGACAACTGGGCGCCCTACTACCTGGCCCGCACCCAGGCTGTGATGGACGGCACCTGGACCAGCGTAGACACCTGGGATGGCATCGGCGCTGGCATGGTTGGCATCGGCGAGATCTCGGATGCGGTTCCTGCTGACGTGAAATCCGCCGCGCTGGCTCTGCAGGCCTCTTTGGCTGACGGCTCCTACCACGCCTTCACCGGTCCAGTGAACAAGCAGGACGGTTCGGTCTGGCTGGCCGACGGCGAAACCGCTGACGATGGCACCCTGGCTGGCATGAACTTCTTTGTTGAAGGCATCGAAGGCGACATCCCGCAGTAA
- a CDS encoding ABC transporter ATP-binding protein, producing MSVPLLSLQGLTKAYPGVVANDAVSFDIGEGEVHALLGENGAGKSTLVKMIYGLVKPDSGQMLLRGAPYAPPEPRAARGDGIAMVFQHFSLFDALNVAENIALGMENPPPMKDLASRIRDVSEAYGLPLDPFRTVGNLSAGERQRVEIIRCLLQDPKLLIMDEPTSVLTPQEVDILFQTLQKLRSEGTSILYISHKLEEIRTLCDHATILRLGKNVGECTPAETSAREMAELMVGSTLHTPERVGVEFGAVALDISGLSVPAPSAFGTALKNVHMTVRKGEVLGIGGVAGNGQDELLNVLSGETTTQADAVKLGGVAIGQLGPVERRRLGVLAAPEERLGHAAVPDMSLTENAMLTGAVRQGLETRGFLNWGAAKDFAEAIIKDFDVRTPGPQNTARSLSGGNLQKFVIGREVLQDPDVLVVNQPTWGVDAAAAADIRQSLLDLAAKGAAVICISQDLDELMEISDNFAALNEGRLSAPRAAAGLTVDEIGLMLGGAHGMEVAHD from the coding sequence GTGAGTGTTCCATTGCTGAGCCTGCAAGGGCTGACCAAAGCCTATCCCGGTGTCGTCGCCAATGATGCTGTCTCGTTCGACATCGGCGAGGGAGAAGTCCACGCCCTGCTGGGCGAAAACGGCGCTGGCAAATCAACTCTGGTGAAGATGATCTATGGTTTGGTGAAACCGGACAGCGGCCAGATGCTGCTGCGCGGTGCACCTTATGCGCCGCCTGAACCGCGCGCTGCACGGGGCGACGGTATCGCCATGGTGTTCCAGCATTTCTCGCTGTTTGACGCGCTGAATGTGGCAGAGAACATCGCCCTTGGCATGGAAAACCCACCCCCGATGAAGGACCTGGCGTCGCGTATCCGCGATGTATCCGAGGCCTATGGTCTGCCGCTGGATCCCTTTCGCACCGTTGGCAACCTGTCGGCTGGCGAACGCCAGCGGGTCGAGATCATTCGCTGCCTGCTGCAAGATCCGAAATTGCTGATCATGGACGAGCCGACCTCGGTTCTGACCCCGCAAGAGGTGGATATCCTGTTCCAGACGCTGCAGAAACTGCGCTCTGAGGGGACTTCGATCCTCTATATCAGTCACAAGCTGGAAGAGATCCGCACCCTGTGTGATCACGCCACCATCCTGCGGCTGGGCAAAAATGTCGGCGAATGTACGCCCGCCGAAACCTCCGCCCGTGAGATGGCCGAGTTGATGGTTGGCTCGACCCTGCACACCCCCGAGCGGGTCGGCGTTGAGTTTGGCGCGGTGGCGCTGGACATCTCGGGCCTGTCGGTGCCTGCCCCTTCGGCCTTTGGCACCGCCTTGAAAAATGTGCATATGACGGTCCGCAAGGGCGAGGTGCTGGGCATTGGCGGCGTGGCCGGCAATGGTCAGGATGAACTGCTGAATGTTTTGTCGGGGGAGACCACCACCCAGGCAGATGCAGTCAAACTGGGCGGCGTGGCGATTGGCCAGTTGGGCCCGGTGGAGCGCCGCCGATTGGGGGTCTTGGCGGCACCAGAAGAGCGGCTAGGCCATGCTGCGGTGCCGGATATGAGCCTGACCGAGAATGCCATGCTGACCGGCGCTGTACGTCAGGGATTGGAAACCAGGGGGTTTTTGAACTGGGGCGCTGCCAAGGATTTTGCCGAGGCCATAATCAAGGATTTTGACGTCCGCACCCCGGGGCCACAAAACACCGCCCGGTCCCTGTCCGGCGGCAATCTGCAGAAGTTCGTGATTGGCCGCGAGGTATTGCAAGACCCGGATGTTCTGGTGGTGAACCAGCCGACCTGGGGGGTTGATGCGGCGGCGGCGGCGGACATTCGCCAGTCGCTGCTGGATCTGGCCGCCAAGGGGGCTGCGGTTATCTGTATCAGTCAGGATCTGGACGAGCTGATGGAAATTTCTGACAATTTTGCCGCCCTGAACGAGGGCCGGTTGAGCGCACCGCGCGCTGCCGCAGGGCTGACGGTGGATGAAATTGGCCTGATGTTGGGCGGCGCGCATGGCATGGAGGTTGCGCATGACTGA
- the pssA gene encoding CDP-diacylglycerol--serine O-phosphatidyltransferase, with amino-acid sequence MSDRSHSPRADLPIVHLLPNLLTFAAICAGLTAIRFGFQGDFERAVYLILLACVLDGFDGRLARLLKAQSLIGAELDSLADFLNFGVAPALILYVWGLQDMSRAGWIAVLVYAICCVLRLARFNVSSKSGDDTVDTSYFVGVPSPAGAFLVMLPMFVSFLFPEMPSLPPLLIALYTVAVGLLMISHIPTYSFKNLAIMRDKAKFVVLGAVLLVAALLTYLWATLVFLNVLYILSILWALRASRKLKTKQG; translated from the coding sequence ATGAGTGACCGTTCCCATAGCCCAAGAGCTGATCTGCCGATTGTGCACCTGCTGCCAAACCTGTTGACCTTTGCCGCCATTTGCGCCGGTCTGACGGCGATACGGTTTGGCTTTCAGGGTGATTTTGAACGGGCGGTCTATCTGATCCTGCTGGCCTGTGTGCTGGATGGCTTTGATGGCCGTCTGGCCCGCTTGCTCAAGGCGCAGTCGCTGATCGGAGCCGAGCTGGACTCGCTGGCTGACTTTCTCAATTTCGGCGTCGCCCCGGCACTGATCCTATATGTCTGGGGGCTGCAGGACATGAGCCGGGCAGGTTGGATCGCAGTGCTGGTCTATGCGATCTGCTGCGTGTTGCGTTTGGCCCGCTTCAATGTCTCCAGCAAGTCGGGCGACGATACAGTGGACACGTCCTATTTTGTTGGGGTGCCCTCCCCGGCAGGCGCATTTCTAGTTATGTTGCCGATGTTTGTCTCATTCCTGTTCCCGGAGATGCCATCGCTGCCGCCGTTGCTGATTGCGTTATATACGGTGGCTGTTGGTCTTTTGATGATCAGCCACATACCGACCTATTCGTTTAAGAACCTGGCGATCATGCGGGACAAGGCCAAATTTGTGGTGCTGGGAGCAGTGCTGCTGGTGGCCGCTTTGTTGACCTATCTCTGGGCTACGCTGGTATTTCTGAATGTTTTGTATATTTTAAGTATTCTCTGGGCCCTGCGTGCGTCCAGGAAATTGAAGACAAAGCAAGGGTAG
- a CDS encoding NAD(P)/FAD-dependent oxidoreductase, translating to MTDFIVIGGGIAGISTAARLSEHGTVTVLEMEEALGYHASGRSAAMFEENYGNASTVALNRASANYHHSANGGYLTPRGLLLVAAAHQAQGFADDLVALNLHQISMDEALSHIPILNPDRVTQAALHSDALDLDTDRMIQDFARVVRAAGGQVITKAAVTAISKTDHGWQVTAGGTVYEASQLVNAAGAWVDQIAVMAGVAPIGITPLRRSMARLPAPGGHDVTNWPMLMGVGEAWYAKPDAGKWLVSPADADLVTPHDAYADDMVLAEGLARYEEMVTEPVTRVENNWAGLRSFAPDKALVLGPDPDQPSFIWSAAQGGYGFQTAPAASRLVADLVAGCTPELGAEIIAQLSPARFR from the coding sequence ATGACTGATTTCATCGTTATCGGCGGCGGTATCGCCGGCATCAGCACGGCGGCACGGCTGTCAGAGCACGGCACCGTCACCGTATTGGAGATGGAAGAGGCACTAGGCTATCACGCCTCGGGCCGCTCGGCGGCGATGTTCGAAGAGAACTACGGCAATGCGTCCACCGTTGCGCTGAACCGCGCCAGCGCTAACTATCATCACAGCGCCAATGGCGGCTATCTGACGCCGCGCGGGCTTTTGCTGGTGGCGGCGGCGCATCAGGCGCAGGGCTTTGCCGACGATCTGGTCGCTTTGAACCTGCATCAGATCTCGATGGACGAGGCCCTGTCGCATATTCCGATCCTGAACCCGGACCGGGTGACGCAGGCCGCCCTTCATTCGGATGCGCTGGATCTTGATACAGATCGCATGATCCAGGATTTCGCCAGGGTGGTGCGTGCGGCTGGCGGTCAGGTGATCACCAAGGCAGCGGTCACCGCCATCAGCAAGACCGACCACGGCTGGCAAGTCACCGCGGGCGGCACGGTCTACGAGGCCAGCCAGCTGGTCAACGCCGCCGGAGCTTGGGTCGATCAGATTGCAGTCATGGCCGGAGTCGCCCCCATCGGCATCACTCCCCTGCGCCGCTCCATGGCCCGGCTGCCCGCTCCGGGGGGGCATGATGTGACCAATTGGCCGATGCTGATGGGCGTGGGTGAGGCCTGGTACGCCAAACCGGACGCCGGTAAGTGGCTGGTCTCTCCCGCTGATGCGGATCTGGTCACGCCGCATGACGCCTATGCCGACGACATGGTGCTGGCCGAGGGGCTGGCCCGCTACGAAGAGATGGTCACTGAACCGGTGACACGGGTAGAAAACAACTGGGCCGGGCTGCGCAGCTTTGCTCCGGACAAGGCGCTGGTGCTGGGGCCAGACCCGGATCAGCCGTCCTTTATCTGGAGCGCGGCGCAGGGTGGATATGGCTTCCAGACCGCCCCCGCCGCCTCCCGGCTGGTGGCCGACCTGGTCGCAGGCTGCACACCCGAACTAGGGGCCGAGATCATCGCGCAATTGTCACCGGCCCGGTTTCGCTGA
- a CDS encoding phosphatidylserine decarboxylase, with product MRMRDTFIKPMHPEGRKFVAIFAAIAFVLFLLADFLGWIGVGLTVWCYYFFRDPKRATPTREGLLVSPADGIVSLIEKAVPPAELGMSDQALTRVSVFMSVFNCHVNRTPIAGKILAIGYRPGKFLNASLDKASVDNERNSLCIEMADGRQIAVVQIAGLVARRIVCFVSKGQLMQTGERFGLIRFGSRLDVYLPEGVEPLVSLGQTMVAGESVIADFTAQEAARIARTG from the coding sequence ATGCGGATGCGCGATACATTTATTAAACCGATGCACCCCGAGGGCCGCAAATTCGTCGCCATTTTTGCGGCAATTGCCTTTGTGTTGTTTCTGCTGGCGGATTTCCTGGGCTGGATTGGCGTTGGTCTAACGGTCTGGTGCTATTATTTCTTTCGCGATCCCAAGCGCGCCACGCCGACCCGCGAGGGGCTGCTGGTCAGCCCGGCGGATGGCATTGTGTCGCTGATCGAAAAGGCGGTGCCGCCTGCGGAACTGGGGATGTCCGATCAGGCATTGACCCGCGTCAGCGTGTTCATGAGCGTGTTCAACTGCCACGTGAACCGGACGCCAATCGCGGGCAAGATCCTCGCCATTGGCTATCGCCCGGGTAAGTTCCTCAACGCCTCGCTGGACAAGGCAAGCGTCGATAACGAGCGCAACAGCCTGTGCATCGAAATGGCTGATGGCCGACAGATCGCTGTGGTGCAGATCGCTGGTCTGGTGGCCCGCCGGATCGTTTGTTTCGTCAGCAAGGGGCAGCTGATGCAGACCGGCGAGCGATTTGGTCTGATCCGCTTTGGCTCGCGGCTGGATGTTTACCTGCCCGAAGGTGTGGAGCCGCTGGTCAGCTTAGGTCAAACCATGGTGGCGGGTGAAAGCGTGATTGCCGATTTCACCGCGCAGGAAGCCGCCCGTATTGCCCGGACTGGATAA
- a CDS encoding ABC transporter permease, with protein MDLSAINPVLLIASLMVAATPILLAAIGELVVEKSGVLNLGVEGMMIIGAVSGFAIAVESGSPWLGFVASAVAGAVFSLLFVLLTQVAKANQVASGLALTLTGLGLSALLGQSYVGIRPPQMGKLDIPLLSDLPVIGPILFGHDPILYLGIALTAGVWALLKFTRAGLVLRAVGENHDAAHALGYKVIRIRIMAIMFGGACAGLGGAYISLIRVPQWTEGMTAGVGWIALALVVFASWKPWRALLGAYLFGGVTVVQLNLQAAGVAIPVEYLAMSPYVITIIVLVILSADKSSAPAALGRNFHASR; from the coding sequence ATGGACTTGAGCGCAATTAATCCCGTCCTGCTGATCGCCTCGCTGATGGTGGCGGCAACCCCAATCCTGCTGGCCGCTATCGGCGAATTGGTGGTGGAGAAATCCGGGGTGCTGAACCTTGGCGTTGAGGGCATGATGATCATCGGTGCGGTCAGCGGCTTTGCCATTGCTGTTGAAAGTGGCTCACCCTGGCTGGGTTTTGTCGCCTCGGCGGTGGCGGGCGCGGTGTTCTCGCTGCTGTTTGTGCTGCTGACCCAGGTGGCAAAGGCCAATCAGGTGGCCTCGGGGCTGGCGCTGACGCTGACTGGTCTCGGCCTGTCGGCGCTTTTGGGGCAGAGCTATGTGGGCATCCGGCCACCGCAGATGGGCAAGCTGGACATTCCACTGCTGAGCGATCTGCCGGTGATAGGGCCGATCCTGTTTGGTCATGATCCGATCCTTTATCTTGGCATTGCACTGACCGCTGGCGTCTGGGCGCTGCTGAAATTCACCCGCGCCGGACTGGTGCTGCGGGCGGTGGGTGAGAACCACGACGCCGCCCATGCACTGGGCTACAAGGTGATCCGCATTCGCATTATGGCGATCATGTTTGGTGGCGCCTGTGCTGGTCTGGGTGGCGCTTATATCAGCCTGATCCGGGTGCCGCAGTGGACCGAGGGCATGACTGCCGGGGTGGGCTGGATTGCCCTGGCGCTGGTGGTGTTTGCCAGCTGGAAACCCTGGCGTGCGCTGCTGGGAGCCTATCTTTTTGGCGGCGTCACCGTGGTCCAGCTTAATCTGCAGGCGGCAGGCGTTGCCATTCCGGTCGAATATCTGGCAATGTCGCCCTATGTGATTACAATCATTGTACTTGTCATTCTTTCCGCCGACAAAAGCAGCGCACCAGCCGCTTTGGGCCGCAACTTCCACGCCTCCCGCTAA
- a CDS encoding carboxymuconolactone decarboxylase family protein, which translates to MSWQDKLKDTRKGLRTLNGAIPEVTQAFGGLGKAVKQGGVLDFKTKEFVALGIAVTGRCEDCIGLHIEALIKADASRDEIADVLAMAIQMGGGPAMMYAAKAMTCYDELTT; encoded by the coding sequence ATGAGCTGGCAGGACAAACTGAAAGACACTCGCAAAGGATTGCGTACTCTGAACGGCGCCATCCCCGAGGTGACCCAGGCCTTTGGCGGGCTGGGCAAGGCGGTCAAACAGGGGGGTGTTCTGGACTTCAAAACCAAAGAGTTTGTGGCCCTGGGCATCGCGGTAACCGGGCGCTGCGAAGACTGTATCGGCCTGCACATCGAGGCGCTGATCAAGGCCGATGCCAGCCGCGATGAAATTGCCGATGTGCTGGCGATGGCGATCCAGATGGGCGGCGGCCCCGCCATGATGTACGCCGCCAAAGCCATGACCTGCTATGATGAGCTGACCACCTGA